The Mercenaria mercenaria strain notata chromosome 8, MADL_Memer_1, whole genome shotgun sequence genome has a segment encoding these proteins:
- the LOC123566319 gene encoding mesenchyme-specific cell surface glycoprotein-like isoform X3 gives MGVTTLILAAFLLQTVFGYYTLKQLSYTQLATGSSRGSYVYGGLNLGTATDAAYDFVNNIVYIIGEKSHYMHVVDIADPSNPKVLFIHEFTKGEGVPRSIDICGDEIAVALAAQTDINEGHVRYYHTYTKNSGATDMTLDGYVTVGPHPNHLKFTDDCGTVIVANEGIAGKDEAGKYMDPEGSITIIHGEKTGNPSVRLVDFSAFNTGQPNYNQNLRTPSLYIPSSMVSPMTTVAQDVEPEYVTISSDGRTAYVTLQENNAIAQVNVNNGVVDRVSPLPYKFWNTHGIDVSDRDGGVHRRTFSGLQSLRQPGVIKSLQVNRKKYLFTADTGAVKSFTSSKHGFSWTDMAAAKSLSKSIDTTLTDLVANVNNDEMLGRLQVSTVDGKNMFSQKFQHLEAFGGRGFSIWDASYLNAPIYDSDGALEEYMEAYDKSVFNTDYISNLYYQSPEQHRDAVSYRQGAQVTGLDVAEDNGTIFLVAGTWSTGTLFVYTVDVSSGQPVPQFNSVVRSGAKDYPWRDLYQNLTLGTVGDLYISDLGIIPSEHSPTDSPLLYVISTGAGALSVYSIEKQTTTIPGSI, from the exons ATGGGAGTGACAACGTTGATATTGGCGGCCTTTCTTCTTCAAACAGTATTTGGGTATTACACTCTTAAGCAGCTGTCATATACGCAACTTGCCACCGGCAGCAGTAGAGGGTCCTATGTTTATGGAGGACTGAACCTTGGCACAGCAACCGATGCCGCTTATGACTTTGTgaacaatattgtatatataatag GAGAGAAAAGTCACTACATGCATGTTGTAGATATTGCCGATCCAAGTAATCCTAAGGTATTGTTCATACATGAATTCACCAAAGGAGAAGGAGTGCCTAGATCTATTGACATATGTGGTGACGAGATCGCAGTGGCGTTAGCCGCACAGACGGATATAAACGAAGGTCACGTACGCTATTATCATACATACACTAAAAACTCTGGGGCAACAGACATGACACTCGATGGTTATGTGACAG TTGGACCCCATCCAAACCACTTGAAGTTTACAGACGACTGTGGAACTGTTATAGTAGCTAACGAAGGTATCGCAGGCAAAGATGAGGCTGGGAAATACATGGATCCCGAGGGTTCTATTACTATCATACACGGAGAGAAAACAGGCAACCCTTCTGTCAGACTGGTCGATTTTTCAGCATTCAATACTGGGCAGCCTAACTACAA CCAGAATTTAAGAACTCCATCACTATACATACCCAGTAGCATGGTATCACCAATGACAACAGTAGCCCAGGATGTAGAACCAGAATATGTCACAATTAGTAGCGACGGTCGAACAGCTTACGTCACACTTCAG GAAAATAATGCCATTGCACAggtaaatgtaaacaatggtgtTGTTGACCGTGTCAGTCCATTACCTTATAAGTTCTGGAACACACATGGCATTGATGTAAGCGACCGAGACGGAG GTGTTCACCGAAGAACGTTTTCCGGACTTCAGTCATTACGTCAACCAGGTGTGATCAAATCTCTCCAGGTGAACAGAAAGAAATACCTATTTACTGCCGATACTGGGGCTGTGAAAAGTTTCACTAGCTCCAAACATGGATTTAGCTGGACGGATATGGCCGCTGCAAAATCTCTAA GTAAAAGTATTGATACTACACTAACTGATCTAGTGGCAAACGTAAACAACGATGAAATGTTAG GTCGACTCCAAGTAAGCACAGTCGATGGGAAGAATATGTTCAGCCAAAAATTTCAGCATCTCGAGGCTTTCGGCGGGCGGGGTTTTTCCATCTGGGATGCCAGTTACCTAAATGCCCCTATATATGACAGTGATGGGGCCCTTGAGGAGTATATGGAGGCTTatgataaaagtgtttttaacACAGATTATATTTCAAATCTATATTACCAGTCACCTGAGCAACACAGAGACGCGGTTTCATATCGACAG GGAGCTCAAGTAACAGGCTTAGATGTCGCTGAGGATAATGGAACTATCTTTCTTGTTGCTGGTACGTGGAGCACGGGGACATTATTTGTGTACACAGTTGACGTCAGTTCCGGTCAACCTGTCCCACAATTCAACAGTGTAGTTAGATCCGGCGCCAAAGACTATCCGTGGAGAGATCTGTACCAGAACTTAACTTTGGGAACTGTCGGTGACTTATACATCTCTGACCTAGG gATTATTCCCAGTGAGCACAGCCCTACGGACAGTCCGCTACTGTATGTTATCAGTACAGGTGCAGGTGCCTTATCAGTGTACTCTATAGAGAAGCAGACAACAACTATCCCTGGCTCCATTTAA
- the LOC123566319 gene encoding mesenchyme-specific cell surface glycoprotein-like isoform X1 yields MGVTTLILAAFLLQTVFGYYTLKQLSYTQLATGSSRGSYVYGGLNLGTATDAAYDFVNNIVYIIGEKSHYMHVVDIADPSNPKVLFIHEFTKGEGVPRSIDICGDEIAVALAAQTDINEGHVRYYHTYTKNSGATDMTLDGYVTVGPHPNHLKFTDDCGTVIVANEGIAGKDEAGKYMDPEGSITIIHGEKTGNPSVRLVDFSAFNTGQPNYNQNLRTPSLYIPSSMVSPMTTVAQDVEPEYVTISSDGRTAYVTLQENNAIAQVNVNNGVVDRVSPLPYKFWNTHGIDVSDRDGGNGTSGVHRRTFSGLQSLRQPGVIKSLQVNRKKYLFTADTGAVKSFTSSKHGFSWTDMAAAKSLSKSIDTTLTDLVANVNNDEMLGRLQVSTVDGKNMFSQKFQHLEAFGGRGFSIWDASYLNAPIYDSDGALEEYMEAYDKSVFNTDYISNLYYQSPEQHRDAVSYRQGAQVTGLDVAEDNGTIFLVAGTWSTGTLFVYTVDVSSGQPVPQFNSVVRSGAKDYPWRDLYQNLTLGTVGDLYISDLGIIPSEHSPTDSPLLYVISTGAGALSVYSIEKQTTTIPGSI; encoded by the exons ATGGGAGTGACAACGTTGATATTGGCGGCCTTTCTTCTTCAAACAGTATTTGGGTATTACACTCTTAAGCAGCTGTCATATACGCAACTTGCCACCGGCAGCAGTAGAGGGTCCTATGTTTATGGAGGACTGAACCTTGGCACAGCAACCGATGCCGCTTATGACTTTGTgaacaatattgtatatataatag GAGAGAAAAGTCACTACATGCATGTTGTAGATATTGCCGATCCAAGTAATCCTAAGGTATTGTTCATACATGAATTCACCAAAGGAGAAGGAGTGCCTAGATCTATTGACATATGTGGTGACGAGATCGCAGTGGCGTTAGCCGCACAGACGGATATAAACGAAGGTCACGTACGCTATTATCATACATACACTAAAAACTCTGGGGCAACAGACATGACACTCGATGGTTATGTGACAG TTGGACCCCATCCAAACCACTTGAAGTTTACAGACGACTGTGGAACTGTTATAGTAGCTAACGAAGGTATCGCAGGCAAAGATGAGGCTGGGAAATACATGGATCCCGAGGGTTCTATTACTATCATACACGGAGAGAAAACAGGCAACCCTTCTGTCAGACTGGTCGATTTTTCAGCATTCAATACTGGGCAGCCTAACTACAA CCAGAATTTAAGAACTCCATCACTATACATACCCAGTAGCATGGTATCACCAATGACAACAGTAGCCCAGGATGTAGAACCAGAATATGTCACAATTAGTAGCGACGGTCGAACAGCTTACGTCACACTTCAG GAAAATAATGCCATTGCACAggtaaatgtaaacaatggtgtTGTTGACCGTGTCAGTCCATTACCTTATAAGTTCTGGAACACACATGGCATTGATGTAAGCGACCGAGACGGAGGTAATGGAACTTCCG GTGTTCACCGAAGAACGTTTTCCGGACTTCAGTCATTACGTCAACCAGGTGTGATCAAATCTCTCCAGGTGAACAGAAAGAAATACCTATTTACTGCCGATACTGGGGCTGTGAAAAGTTTCACTAGCTCCAAACATGGATTTAGCTGGACGGATATGGCCGCTGCAAAATCTCTAA GTAAAAGTATTGATACTACACTAACTGATCTAGTGGCAAACGTAAACAACGATGAAATGTTAG GTCGACTCCAAGTAAGCACAGTCGATGGGAAGAATATGTTCAGCCAAAAATTTCAGCATCTCGAGGCTTTCGGCGGGCGGGGTTTTTCCATCTGGGATGCCAGTTACCTAAATGCCCCTATATATGACAGTGATGGGGCCCTTGAGGAGTATATGGAGGCTTatgataaaagtgtttttaacACAGATTATATTTCAAATCTATATTACCAGTCACCTGAGCAACACAGAGACGCGGTTTCATATCGACAG GGAGCTCAAGTAACAGGCTTAGATGTCGCTGAGGATAATGGAACTATCTTTCTTGTTGCTGGTACGTGGAGCACGGGGACATTATTTGTGTACACAGTTGACGTCAGTTCCGGTCAACCTGTCCCACAATTCAACAGTGTAGTTAGATCCGGCGCCAAAGACTATCCGTGGAGAGATCTGTACCAGAACTTAACTTTGGGAACTGTCGGTGACTTATACATCTCTGACCTAGG gATTATTCCCAGTGAGCACAGCCCTACGGACAGTCCGCTACTGTATGTTATCAGTACAGGTGCAGGTGCCTTATCAGTGTACTCTATAGAGAAGCAGACAACAACTATCCCTGGCTCCATTTAA
- the LOC123566319 gene encoding mesenchyme-specific cell surface glycoprotein-like isoform X2 gives MGVTTLILAAFLLQTVFGYYTLKQLSYTQLATGSSRGSYVYGGLNLGTATDAAYDFVNNIVYIIGEKSHYMHVVDIADPSNPKVLFIHEFTKGEGVPRSIDICGDEIAVALAAQTDINEGHVRYYHTYTKNSGATDMTLDGYVTVGPHPNHLKFTDDCGTVIVANEGIAGKDEAGKYMDPEGSITIIHGEKTGNPSVRLVDFSAFNTGQPNYNQNLRTPSLYIPSSMVSPMTTVAQDVEPEYVTISSDGRTAYVTLQENNAVAVIDINNGVVSSINPLPRKLWTTSTNSLDASDRDGGVHRRTFSGLQSLRQPGVIKSLQVNRKKYLFTADTGAVKSFTSSKHGFSWTDMAAAKSLSKSIDTTLTDLVANVNNDEMLGRLQVSTVDGKNMFSQKFQHLEAFGGRGFSIWDASYLNAPIYDSDGALEEYMEAYDKSVFNTDYISNLYYQSPEQHRDAVSYRQGAQVTGLDVAEDNGTIFLVAGTWSTGTLFVYTVDVSSGQPVPQFNSVVRSGAKDYPWRDLYQNLTLGTVGDLYISDLGIIPSEHSPTDSPLLYVISTGAGALSVYSIEKQTTTIPGSI, from the exons ATGGGAGTGACAACGTTGATATTGGCGGCCTTTCTTCTTCAAACAGTATTTGGGTATTACACTCTTAAGCAGCTGTCATATACGCAACTTGCCACCGGCAGCAGTAGAGGGTCCTATGTTTATGGAGGACTGAACCTTGGCACAGCAACCGATGCCGCTTATGACTTTGTgaacaatattgtatatataatag GAGAGAAAAGTCACTACATGCATGTTGTAGATATTGCCGATCCAAGTAATCCTAAGGTATTGTTCATACATGAATTCACCAAAGGAGAAGGAGTGCCTAGATCTATTGACATATGTGGTGACGAGATCGCAGTGGCGTTAGCCGCACAGACGGATATAAACGAAGGTCACGTACGCTATTATCATACATACACTAAAAACTCTGGGGCAACAGACATGACACTCGATGGTTATGTGACAG TTGGACCCCATCCAAACCACTTGAAGTTTACAGACGACTGTGGAACTGTTATAGTAGCTAACGAAGGTATCGCAGGCAAAGATGAGGCTGGGAAATACATGGATCCCGAGGGTTCTATTACTATCATACACGGAGAGAAAACAGGCAACCCTTCTGTCAGACTGGTCGATTTTTCAGCATTCAATACTGGGCAGCCTAACTACAA CCAGAATTTAAGAACTCCATCACTATACATACCCAGTAGCATGGTATCACCAATGACAACAGTAGCCCAGGATGTAGAACCAGAATATGTCACAATTAGTAGCGACGGTCGAACAGCTTACGTCACACTTCAG GAAAACAACGCTGTGGCTGTAATAGATATTAATAACGGAGTAGTATCCAGCATTAATCCACTACCTAGGAAATTATGGACGACATCTACAAATAGTTTAGACGCTAGCGATCGTGACGGAG GTGTTCACCGAAGAACGTTTTCCGGACTTCAGTCATTACGTCAACCAGGTGTGATCAAATCTCTCCAGGTGAACAGAAAGAAATACCTATTTACTGCCGATACTGGGGCTGTGAAAAGTTTCACTAGCTCCAAACATGGATTTAGCTGGACGGATATGGCCGCTGCAAAATCTCTAA GTAAAAGTATTGATACTACACTAACTGATCTAGTGGCAAACGTAAACAACGATGAAATGTTAG GTCGACTCCAAGTAAGCACAGTCGATGGGAAGAATATGTTCAGCCAAAAATTTCAGCATCTCGAGGCTTTCGGCGGGCGGGGTTTTTCCATCTGGGATGCCAGTTACCTAAATGCCCCTATATATGACAGTGATGGGGCCCTTGAGGAGTATATGGAGGCTTatgataaaagtgtttttaacACAGATTATATTTCAAATCTATATTACCAGTCACCTGAGCAACACAGAGACGCGGTTTCATATCGACAG GGAGCTCAAGTAACAGGCTTAGATGTCGCTGAGGATAATGGAACTATCTTTCTTGTTGCTGGTACGTGGAGCACGGGGACATTATTTGTGTACACAGTTGACGTCAGTTCCGGTCAACCTGTCCCACAATTCAACAGTGTAGTTAGATCCGGCGCCAAAGACTATCCGTGGAGAGATCTGTACCAGAACTTAACTTTGGGAACTGTCGGTGACTTATACATCTCTGACCTAGG gATTATTCCCAGTGAGCACAGCCCTACGGACAGTCCGCTACTGTATGTTATCAGTACAGGTGCAGGTGCCTTATCAGTGTACTCTATAGAGAAGCAGACAACAACTATCCCTGGCTCCATTTAA